A window of the Streptomyces sp. NBC_00250 genome harbors these coding sequences:
- a CDS encoding MFS transporter: MSRYRDLFRTPEFTPLFLTGAAHTAAQTVVGLGLATLVFRATGSPLLSALALFGPSLAQLVGATTLLSAADRVPPRAAISGIALFFALGTAVLAVPGLPTWAVFAILLAEGLAASLGGGVRYGLLNEILAREDFLLGRSVTNMAVGACQIGGFATGGVLIALLSPRGTVLVGAGLYLAAALLGRLGLGERPPRAAGRASVGETWRTNRRLLSSPARRRCYLALWVPNGLIVGCESLFVPYDPERAGLLFACAALGMLAGDTVVGRFVPSRLRGRIRFPLQALLAAPFLVFALDPALPLALLAVTLSAAGYAASLLHQERLMTLVPEELSGHALGLHTSGMLALQGVSAALAGTLAQYTSPRTAMVLLALASLAVTFSLARSEGRGKGPTEASSTGARPSPHKVRRRTA, from the coding sequence ATGTCCCGCTACCGCGACCTCTTCCGTACCCCCGAGTTCACCCCGCTCTTCCTCACCGGCGCCGCCCACACCGCCGCCCAGACGGTCGTCGGGCTCGGGCTCGCCACGCTCGTGTTCCGCGCGACCGGTTCTCCCCTTCTTTCCGCCCTCGCGCTCTTCGGGCCCTCGCTCGCCCAGCTCGTCGGCGCGACCACCCTGCTCTCGGCCGCCGACCGGGTGCCGCCACGCGCCGCGATCTCCGGGATCGCGCTCTTCTTCGCCCTGGGCACCGCCGTCCTGGCGGTCCCCGGGCTGCCGACCTGGGCGGTCTTCGCGATCCTTCTCGCCGAGGGCCTCGCCGCCTCGCTCGGCGGCGGCGTGCGCTACGGGCTCCTGAACGAGATCCTCGCCCGCGAGGACTTCCTCCTCGGCCGCTCGGTGACGAACATGGCCGTCGGTGCCTGCCAGATCGGCGGCTTCGCGACCGGCGGCGTGCTGATCGCCCTGCTCTCGCCGCGCGGCACGGTCCTGGTGGGCGCGGGGCTCTACCTCGCCGCCGCGCTCCTGGGCCGCCTCGGCCTCGGGGAGCGTCCGCCGCGTGCCGCGGGCCGGGCCTCGGTCGGCGAGACCTGGCGCACCAACCGGCGGCTGCTGTCCTCGCCCGCCCGCCGCCGCTGCTATCTCGCCCTGTGGGTGCCCAACGGCCTGATCGTGGGCTGCGAGTCGCTCTTCGTGCCGTACGACCCCGAGCGCGCCGGGCTGCTGTTCGCGTGTGCCGCGCTCGGGATGCTGGCCGGGGACACGGTCGTGGGACGCTTCGTACCGTCGCGGCTGCGCGGCCGGATCCGGTTCCCGCTCCAGGCGCTGCTCGCGGCCCCGTTCCTGGTGTTCGCCCTGGACCCCGCGCTGCCGCTGGCCCTGCTCGCGGTGACGCTCTCGGCGGCCGGGTACGCGGCGAGCCTCCTGCACCAGGAGCGGCTGATGACCCTGGTGCCGGAGGAACTGAGCGGACACGCCCTCGGCCTTCACACCTCGGGGATGCTCGCGCTCCAGGGGGTGAGCGCGGCGCTGGCGGGCACCCTCGCCCAGTACACGTCACCGCGCACGGCGATGGTGCTCCTCGCCCTCGCCTCGCTCGCCGTGACGTTCTCGCTCGCCCGGTCCGAGGGGAGGGGAAAGGGGCCTACCGAGGCGTCGTCGACCGGAGCACGACCGTCTCCTCACAAGGTCCGTCGGCGAACAGCTTGA
- a CDS encoding ArsR family transcriptional regulator yields MGWWQIGTDSLAGSRFLVSPLAEATAALKILHAAAGAHPGERAWLATHLPAYRERLAAEPLDALLVRAAIGPTWNADFLTPTPTGERERPFEEEVAAVREAEPADAVPQLEVAVGGPVPEPLRSAGDLPHRMAGVLEWVWRETVLADWPRRRRILEADVVARTARSARDGLAATLDELCPGKMRWLGDGRLQVNPRAYPPRWIVGGRLFFVPVTPARGWVSWEGSERSAIVYPCSGALTNATGPVAPQALGALLGTARAGVLVRLEAPTSTSQLVALTGQGLGSVGRHLKVLLDAGLVRRGRAGRSVLYEWTEAGAVLVRAQR; encoded by the coding sequence ATGGGCTGGTGGCAGATCGGCACGGACTCGCTGGCCGGGAGCAGATTCCTCGTCTCGCCGCTGGCCGAGGCGACCGCCGCCCTGAAGATCCTGCACGCGGCTGCCGGCGCCCACCCCGGCGAGCGCGCCTGGCTGGCCACGCACCTTCCCGCGTACCGCGAACGCCTCGCCGCCGAACCGCTCGACGCGCTGCTCGTCCGGGCGGCCATCGGGCCCACCTGGAACGCCGACTTCCTGACGCCGACGCCCACGGGCGAGCGCGAGCGGCCCTTCGAGGAGGAGGTCGCGGCGGTCCGGGAGGCCGAACCGGCTGATGCGGTACCCCAGTTGGAGGTCGCGGTCGGCGGTCCCGTCCCGGAGCCGCTGCGGTCGGCGGGGGATCTTCCGCACCGGATGGCGGGCGTCCTGGAGTGGGTGTGGCGGGAGACGGTGCTGGCCGACTGGCCGCGCCGCCGCCGGATCCTGGAGGCCGATGTGGTGGCGCGGACCGCGCGGTCGGCCCGGGACGGCTTGGCGGCGACGCTCGACGAGCTGTGCCCGGGGAAGATGCGCTGGCTGGGCGACGGACGGCTCCAGGTCAACCCCCGGGCGTATCCGCCGAGATGGATCGTGGGCGGCCGTCTGTTCTTCGTCCCGGTGACGCCGGCCAGGGGCTGGGTGTCCTGGGAGGGCTCCGAACGCTCCGCGATCGTGTACCCGTGCTCCGGCGCCCTGACGAACGCGACGGGCCCGGTGGCGCCCCAGGCGCTCGGGGCCCTGCTCGGCACGGCGCGTGCCGGGGTCCTCGTACGGCTCGAAGCACCCACGTCCACCAGTCAGTTGGTGGCGCTCACCGGGCAGGGCCTGGGGTCGGTGGGACGGCACCTGAAGGTGCTGCTCGACGCCGGGCTCGTGCGGCGGGGCCGGGCGGGCCGTTCGGTGCTGTACGAGTGGACGGAGGCGGGCGCGGTGCTCGTGCGGGCGCAGCGCTGA